The region aatttagttGCAGGAACAAATACAAAGATACAAAGATAAGTTCAGTAAAGTAAACTCCAACCTTGAAAATCTGTTCCAAAGTGATCTCCTACATCAGATAATAAGGTCAAATTGTTACTTTATTAGCCAATGAAAGGTGAGTGAAATTGATGAAAAAGACATGTCACACATACCTGTGTTCAGACTGTGTTTGTAACCCTTGTATATCTTGACGAGGTTGTCTATAATCAACAATGACAATGTAAAAATGAGACTCTGGCAATGCTGACtgataaaaaacagaaaataagcaGTGGCAGCAGAtccattatttaaatttacttGGTATGTCCTAATGAATCCAAAAGCACCCTTTTGTCATTAAACAAAAGTTTCATGATTTTGGGAAGtgaaaaaaagctattttttaagatttcttgaccagtaggtggtgatgTGTCCATACTGCTCAAAGTAGCTTCAGGATGGTGATGACACACAAAATTTTGTTTCAATACCTTAAAGCGTTTTTAAGATATAGCCTAACTTTCTGTTTGGCATCCAGAGACATCAAATGTAAATACAGAAATCTGAAGGGTAAGAACAAGCCATGCAAACACTTACCTGTGCCGTCTCTTGTATATGCAGACTCCAGCAAGTACACAAATGAGGATGAACACAAGTGATGGAGCAATGGCATAAAGCCCGAGAGTCTCCAATTTAATTTCTTGAactcctatttttttttaaagaattatcAGTCAGATCTCTCACACATCATGAAGTCATTTTGAAAAGCCATATTAAAACACGAACCGATGCATAAGCCGATCTCATTACAATCAGAGATCCACCAAAACATCTTGGACGTAACTGTATCAGTCTATACTCACTCTTAACACTCAGGAAGGCAGTATTGTTCTGTTGAGTTTTACCACCCCAAAAGTTGGCACTGCAGACAATTTCATCTTTTTCTTCATATCCAGTTGGAATGAAGATCACAGTGGACACTGTTTCCCAGACGCCTCCACCCATGTGATTGTGACTGATAGTTTCTCGGGCTGTTGGGACGCTCCAGGTAATTTTGGGAGGGTGAGAGGAGCATGTGTGGTTGACTGAACATTTGACGGTGACGCGTGTCCCGGGCTCGAGGTCTTCAGGGAGGGACGACATCACAGGTTTGTCAGGAGATGCTTTTTAACCAGAAACACAAAGACGTTATGTTAGTTATGGGATGTGATGCATCTTTAAAAACCAACCAATATTGAGTGGTTATATTTCCTCACCTCGCATTATAATGAACACACAGCTGTTGTTGAAACtatatttctcattttctttttctgctCTGAAGCAGAATGGCCCGTTGTCATGAGTTTGCACATTATCCATCTCCACAGTACAGTTCTGCTCATCTGGGTTTCCGAGAAGCCTTGTACGGTCTTTAAAGTTGTCTAAGACGTCATGTGAGTCTGTGTGGAACATGTAGCCACCTTTTTTGGTGACCCAAAGAACACGAAGTTGAGTGACAAATTCTTCTGCCATCTTGAAACTGCACGGTATTACCACACAGGAACGAGGCAACGCAGTGATCTTGGGTATCACATCTGCCTCATACTGAAAAAAAGCTAAAATGATACCATATAATGGATTAATTAGTATTATTAGAGAACTAAAATATGAATGCAGTGcaataatataaatatcagaGTAGCTATACAGAGGGGGGAAAACACATACTTTCATTCTGGATTGGATCCACTGGTTTTTGATACTCTGTAAAAGAATCAAGGGTAAACAATTATGTTTGGTTTTGGTGTAAGTGAAGTGAAGTGTTGCATTTGAGCCTTACCTAATTTACGCAATTGTGAATTGCAGTAACAAGCctcaatataaaagtttttgggtaatttaatgtgtttgaaagtgTATTTGAAAGAAGACCATTCATGCTAACCATTTACAGTTCATTAGAATAAATTGCATTATGCATTGCATTTCAATTGCATTTCATTTGCAAGACATCTAAAGTTCACACAAACCATACATGGTGCTAACAAATTACTCACGTTTTACATGTAAGACAACATAGGTTTCTGTGCTTTGTCCAGAAAATTGTGCAGTGCAAATCAATTTCTTTCCATGATCATCTATGGAACCCAGAAAGGTTATGTTGGAATATGTTATCTGATCTAAACCAGAAAGTGTGTTCCTCTCCGTTGAGACCTGCATGTTCTCATAGTTCCATGTGATGGTTGGAGTCTCTTTCTGGCAGGAGTGATAGACGGAACAAGTGAAGTTCTTTGCGACGCCCTCTGTGACATCTGCTAGTTCAGGCTCAATtgttattttttgatgaacaccTGAAATTAAACTGAAATCTTTTAATAGGTCCAACTGTGACATTTAAAATGCTCTTATTGCTAATAGCACACGAAGCAGTCCATATTTATGTTCACTTACACTGTGCACTTATGTCTTTTGTAGCTGTCACTGGTTTGCCACCATGATGTGTTACTGAACACTCAATAGTGGAGCTTTCTGCTTTTATGACACCTGTGCGTGTCAGAGTGATTTTCCACAGGCCATCAATATTTTCCTCATTGTCTGTTTTGTCAGTTCCTTCTATCCCTTTCAGAATGATGTTGGGTTTGCTGTATGGACACGAGTGGACAGCTGAACACACTATTGTGATGGTGTCACCCATCCTTTCACCTCCATAAATATTGATGCTGGGTGGCTGTGGATTTGCTACAAATAACAGAAATGTTACATTTAGGCAACACACTCTTAAAACTAGATCAGGGATCATaatcacaaaacatcttaaaggcccactgaaatGCCTTGGAACATGCAGCATGAACtgaaaccatagactgtaaaaaaaagatggacgacgcgatgccgcttccttccattataatgaactgaagccaaaatgggccTACGGGCcaatgggcgctgacacgttacgcaatatgtcaaaaaaaaaaaaaaaagtttggaacctgggcatgcgcagaaggaatcgtcagtggagcccggaggcaGAGTCGctgtatcaaacttccgcccagacgactgcgtcatcattcatgtattttagatagactataaaaattatacacaatttaaaattctacctataaaataataggctattctgtttctagagcaacaatatttttgaaacagcaaattcagtagataaactcaatataaaatgccactagaaacaactctaaatcgtcagaaacggtcctgccattttaaatcaagttaaaTCCTGTTTCTAAGGCATCAAATTGCTATCTGAAATCTAaattatcacaaaaacgaacaactgaatatatatcagcgtgataacaactaccttaaatgaccaaaaccatctttcagaaagttttctttgaagcagaatttatttttaagtttttactgaagtctcattcaactgcattgagagggcggggtttatgacctgtactgcatccagccaccagggggcaatcaaagagcccgcagcttcacttttcaggacgtatgagacacacccgaCTGAAACATGAAGACAGGGCGGTACATATTGAGCAGTtcctcccttttttttttttttttaagtcaataCTGTTTCCTTTATATTGCAGCTCGACCAGAGCCTTTGAACTCTGTACAGTCTCAGTTTCTTTCTAATCTCTTCCATATCGCTTTAAAgtatagcattctgtgcagaattcagaTGGGTCCAATACATCAAACCCCTTTCTCTCTACCTCTTCACTTCCTATCTATtcactgtcctatcataataaaaaggcaaaataaatgaatgaataaatgaataaaaacaattaaaaaatagtGTCCTATTACCCGTGGCAATTGTTTCACGAGTTGTAAGACGCTGACAATTAGCTGAACATATACTTGTTTAATTAATGACACTTagcctatatttttttaaacctttatttgaatatggcaacatgatGCCTCGTtgtacaatatttctatgattaaaccACTGACAGAGACCCCTCCCctttcagccaatcactgtCGGCATAGGTAGTAAGCGTGTTGACATCATCCTTAAAAACAAGGTAATTCCTGCCCTTGCTCTTAGCTTAAGGCTTCTCTCTATTTcttagtaaaagttggtctcagcagctttaTGAATAGGTTTTCACAGGAAACTCTTACCTAGGAACATTTAGTACTATTTAGAAGAACTCTTAAGATAAAATGTTTGGTGAATATGGCCCCAGGAGTCAAGgaaatttaaagaaatttgACAGAAAGATTATAATTAATACATAATACACTTGAAACTGTGTATTGCATTACATTagataaaaaagtaaaaaaaaaagaaaaaaaaaaagttaaatttgcaAATGATGCTAGagcttttcaaataaataacttCCCTTTTCAGAGccactttttatatattttttaaccatgccatttggtttgatattttgatatataatgaaaagacaaaaaaatatatactttttgtGGTCTTTCCTTTACTTTGAAAtgttaaatacataaattggtTAGAAGTCAGTTTGGGAGAAGCATTTCACTGTCTATTGCTATTGACCACACACTATTTTACTACAGTTGGACAATCACAGACATTACAGTAAAAGATAATTATtccaaaaatatttacataCCATTGACAAGGATTGTAGAGGTGACATCATCAAATTTGTAGGTGCGCCACACAACATTTTCAGGGTCAATCCTTGTGTATAATTTCTCTCCATGATGGGACTGTTCCAGGATTTTGATCAGCAGACTGCATTCCCAAGTTGAGTTTCCATATAAATCAGTTTTTCCTTTAAACTTCTCAATGACATCACCTGCGTGCAAAGGATCATAAACTAAAGGAGAACCGTCAGAGACCCACTGATACCACACAACTCTACGTGGGTCTTTGGGTGGTTTTGACGTGTAAGAGAAAGAACATGGTATAACCAGACAGGAACCCTGGAGGCCATGAATTTCTTTTGGCATTCTCACTTCCAATCCCAAAACATCATACTTCATAACACCTGCGGGACAAGATTGGAGATTGGAAAGCATTAATGGCAGTGGAAGATAAGCACActtctcaaaaaataaaaataaaaagttctcTTTACTATTTTCCATCATTATATTTCTTTCAATTACATTAGtaatttaaaatctatacaCATTATTTTGCAATGCAGAACTAAGCTATTTCTTTGAATGTGTGACACTTCCAGTTGATTAGCTGCTGCACTGTAAAATCAAATTAGTTCCTTACATTAAAAAAGCATGCAAACCAATtgtcttaaaaaaaactaagtGTAATAGGAAAAGTATGATGTACTGACAAATGCTTATTGTAGTTCACTTACACAAGAACTGTAGAGAGTACTTGATAATTTACTACAGATTTACTCTTGATTTAGTATAGCTACACAGAATTTACTTCcgaataaattaaacaaatgttttgttttactctTTTCGGCTTTATTTGCCAAGTTTATTTTGCAAAACCTTAAACATTTCTTTATTGTATGTCAGAGCTCATCAAGTCTAGTCCTGAAGTGCCAGTGTCTTGCTGAgttaaataactttttattttcaaagtttgtgaaaacaaaaccaaTCAACCTGTTTAACTGTCAGTCTCACTTTTTGTGTATAAAGATGAAAATGACTATTTTcctatttaaattgttataaatCCTGAAAACTTAAGAACAAATACTTTGGTATCTTTTTAAAGGAGGATGCTTCacagattattgtagaagtcCATATATGGTTTGATGTTTCCataattttcataatatttatgaAGTAGACCTCCTATTCAGAAGATGTTTGGGCAGTAATCTCTACAACCCtcataaaatacatacagaAATAACCAGAGCGTGCATTATATTTCAGCACCACATCACAAATGGAGAATCTTGGTGCAGGGGCTGTCTTAAAAATAGtggttaaaaaacatttttattaatcataCATTCCTATATTTgtcttttgtattgtgtaaaAAGTATAGATATTAAAAGTTAATTGTTTGTACCtgattgtatgtttttttttttttttttccctatagtgtgatttttggtgaattgtattGAATCCAATTAGGGTCAATTTGACCAAAACCAACAAGATCTTAAGTAGGGCTCGCTGCAGCCTGCGGTGTACATCCAACTCCACCCACATGTGTGTAgtcagaatttatttatttattgcagtttttgtaataaaataatttgttctGATTTACCACAATTTAGTATGCAGGTATTACAACGAGGAAGATTTTGAATGGTAAATATTCTTATAACACAAGTCATACATCTATGATGCTAAAAAATTACTCACGTTGTACATGTAAAACAACAAAGGTTTCAGTTTTTCCTCCAGAAAATTTTGCAGTACAAATCAGTTTCTTCCCATGGTCTTGTTTTGAACCCAGAAAGGTTATGCTGGAATAGGTGATCCGATCTAAACCAGAAAGTGGGTTCGTCCCCGTTGAGACCTGCATGTTCTCATAGTTCCATGTGATGGTTGGAGTCTCTTTCTGGCAGGAGTGATAGACGGAGCAAATGAAGTTCTTTGCGACGCCCTCTGAGAATTCTGCCAGTTCAGGCTCAATCatcattttttgatgaacacctaaaatgaaactgaaatctTTTAACAGGTCCAGATGTGATATTTAAAATGCTCTTATTGCTAATAGCACACAAAGCAGTCCATATTTATGTTCACTTACACTGTGCACTTTTGACCTTTGTAGCTGTCACTGTTATGCCACCATGATGTGTTACTGAACACTCAATAGTGGTGCTTTCTGCTTTTATGACACCTGTGCGTGTCAGAGTGATTTTCCACAGGCCATCATTATTTTGCTCATTGTCCTATTTTGTCAGTTCCTTCTATACCCTTTCAGAATGATGTTGGGTTTGCTGTATGGACACGAGTGGACAGCTGAACACACTATTGTGATGGTGTCACCCATCCTTTCACCTCCATAAATATTGATGCTGGGTGGCTGTGAACTTGCTACAAATAGCAGAAATGTTACATTTAGGCAACACACTCTTATAACTAGATCAGGGgtcatattcacaaaacatcttaaaggcccactgaagtgccttggaacATGCAGCATGAACTGAAACATGAAGACAGGGCGGTACATATTGAGCAGTtcctccctttttttttttttttttttttttaaaaagccaatAGTGTTTCCTTTATATTGCAGCTCGGCCAGAGCCTTTGAACTCTATAAAGCGtcagtttccttctaatctcttcCATGTTGCTTTAAAgtatagcattctgtgcagaattcagaTGGGTCCAATACATCAAACCCCTTTCTCTCTACCTCTTCACTTCCTATCTACtcactgtcctatcataataaaaaggcaaaaacagcaaaataaatgaatgaatgaataaataaataaataaataaataaataaataagaaaatagtGTCCTATTACCTGTGGCAATTGTTTCACGAGTTGTAAGACTCTGACAATTAGCTGAACATATACTTGTTTAATTAATGACACTTAacctatatttttttaaaccttcatttgaatatggcaacatgatACCTctttctacaatatttctatgattaaaccACTGACAGAGACCCCTCCCctttcagccaatcactgtCGGCATAGGTAGTAAGCGTGTTGACATCATCCTTAAAAACAAGGTAATTCCTGCCCTTGCTCTTAGCTTAAGGCTT is a window of Megalobrama amblycephala isolate DHTTF-2021 linkage group LG6, ASM1881202v1, whole genome shotgun sequence DNA encoding:
- the LOC125269733 gene encoding uncharacterized protein LOC125269733 — translated: MMIEPELAEFSEGVAKNFICSVYHSCQKETPTITWNYENMQVSTGTNPLSGLDRITYSSITFLGSKQDHGKKLICTAKFSGGKTETFVVLHVQRVMKYDVLGLEVRMPKEIHGLQGSCLVIPCSFSYTSKPPKDPRRVVWYQWVSDGSPLVYDPLHAGDVIEKFKGKTDLYGNSTWECSLLIKILEQSHHGEKLYTRIDPENVVWRTYKFDDVTSTILVNANPQPPSINIYGGERMGDTITIVCSAVHSCPYSKPNIILKGIEGTDKTDNEENIDGLWKITLTRTGVIKAESSTIECSVTHHGGKPVTATKDISAQCVHQKITIEPELADVTEGVAKNFTCSVYHSCQKETPTITWNYENMQVSTERNTLSGLDQITYSNITFLGSIDDHGKKLICTAQFSGQSTETYVVLHVKQYQKPVDPIQNETFFQYEADVIPKITALPRSCVVIPCSFKMAEEFVTQLRVLWVTKKGGYMFHTDSHDVLDNFKDRTRLLGNPDEQNCTVEMDNVQTHDNGPFCFRAEKENEKYSFNNSCVFIIMRASPDKPVMSSLPEDLEPGTRVTVKCSVNHTCSSHPPKITWSVPTARETISHNHMGGGVWETVSTVIFIPTGYEEKDEIVCSANFWGGKTQQNNTAFLSVKRVQEIKLETLGLYAIAPSLVFILICVLAGVCIYKRRHRQPRQDIQGLQTQSEHRRSLWNRFSSHFDMPDGRAAWTNRGNRSDIRNIENAPARPPKPEQRRSIWSRFSRHQSPRNNANLRVEYKANNTCTVSGNKPFSKPHIPSPKSEPKSYRGSDYNAACTNLYGNI